From Candidatus Polarisedimenticolaceae bacterium, the proteins below share one genomic window:
- a CDS encoding HAD family phosphatase — protein MSRRFDLVAFDVDGTLIHHPEDKTVWEVFNLKFTGSDDQNAERWEQYRQGKLSYAEWVALDVEGWQKAGATRDVLAGSLDGLSLVRGARETLAELKGRGMRLAVISGTLDLLLECLFPDHPFDEIYTNRLVFDDAGRISHWHATPFDMEGKGVALRAIALRENIPLERCAFVGDHANDLAAVKLAGFSVAFNPKSTELEAAASAVVRSSDLRDVLPHLS, from the coding sequence ATGAGCCGCCGCTTCGACCTCGTCGCCTTCGACGTCGACGGCACGCTGATCCACCACCCCGAGGACAAGACCGTCTGGGAGGTCTTCAACCTCAAGTTCACGGGGAGCGACGACCAGAACGCCGAGCGCTGGGAACAGTACCGCCAGGGCAAGCTCTCGTATGCCGAATGGGTCGCCCTCGACGTCGAAGGGTGGCAAAAGGCCGGCGCCACCAGGGACGTCCTGGCGGGCAGTCTCGACGGGCTCTCGCTCGTCCGGGGCGCGCGGGAGACCCTCGCCGAGCTGAAGGGGCGCGGAATGCGCCTCGCCGTGATCTCGGGGACGCTCGATCTCCTCCTCGAGTGCCTCTTCCCGGACCATCCGTTCGACGAGATCTACACGAACCGGCTCGTCTTCGACGACGCCGGCCGGATCTCCCACTGGCACGCGACACCGTTCGACATGGAAGGCAAGGGGGTCGCCCTCCGCGCGATCGCCCTCCGGGAGAACATCCCGCTCGAGCGCTGCGCGTTCGTCGGCGACCACGCGAACGATCTCGCGGCGGTCAAGCTGGCCGGCTTCTCGGTCGCGTTCAACCCGAAGAGCACCGAGCTCGAAGCCGCGGCCTCCGCCGTCGTGCGGTCGTCCGACCTGCGCGACGTCCTTCCGCACCTCTCGTAG
- a CDS encoding NUDIX hydrolase, whose protein sequence is MPESEVLSRETVYSGRIVTLAVERVRLPNDETVSLEIVHHRGAAAAVPIDADGRVILVRQYRHATASWLLEVPAGKLDHPGESPEACARREVEEEAGFRAGEMVPLGWIWVTPGYSDEKIWLYLARDLTPVPASLEPDEVLTVEPLPLAEAVRQATSGAIVDAKSVCAILRAASINSTR, encoded by the coding sequence ATGCCCGAATCCGAGGTCCTTTCGCGCGAAACGGTCTACTCCGGCCGGATCGTGACGCTCGCGGTCGAGCGCGTGCGCCTTCCGAACGACGAGACGGTCTCGCTCGAGATCGTCCACCACCGGGGCGCCGCGGCGGCGGTCCCGATCGACGCGGACGGCCGGGTCATCCTCGTTCGCCAGTACCGTCACGCGACCGCGTCGTGGCTTCTCGAAGTTCCGGCGGGCAAGCTCGACCACCCGGGCGAATCGCCCGAGGCGTGCGCGCGCCGCGAGGTCGAGGAGGAGGCGGGATTCCGCGCCGGGGAGATGGTGCCGCTCGGCTGGATCTGGGTCACGCCGGGCTACAGCGACGAGAAGATCTGGCTCTACCTGGCGCGCGACCTCACGCCCGTGCCGGCCTCGCTCGAGCCCGACGAGGTCCTCACCGTCGAGCCGCTGCCGCTCGCCGAGGCGGTGCGCCAGGCGACGAGCGGCGCGATCGTCGACGCGAAATCGGTCTGCGCGATCCTGCGAGCGGCATCGATCAATTCGACCCGATGA
- a CDS encoding cysteine desulfurase family protein: MPQPIYLDYNASTPLAPEVLDAMTAVFRDVHGNALSTHAFGAAARDVVERARSEVAATIGASADEIVFTSGGTESNNAAVYGVAEALASRGRHIVITAIEHASIEQCCQVLERRGWAVSRVPVDPQGQIDPRSVEVAIRPDTVLVSVMHANNETGVIQPVAAAARAAHAAGIPVHTDAAQSMGKIKVDVAELDADLLTIAGHKLYAPQGVGALYLKRGTPFEPLVRGAGHQANRRSGTENVALSAALGTACALAGRELELRRSHLQAMRDRLETRLRSALPSLVVHGGGAPRLPNTLYAAFPGCDAQELLSRLDGVATGSGAACHSGKTTPSKVLLAMGVRPEIATATLRLTTGRGTTEAEIDAVAERLVAAVKALIAESTT, translated from the coding sequence ATGCCGCAGCCGATCTACCTCGATTACAACGCCTCGACGCCGCTCGCGCCCGAGGTGCTCGACGCGATGACCGCGGTCTTTCGCGACGTCCACGGCAACGCCCTCTCGACCCACGCGTTCGGCGCCGCCGCGCGCGACGTCGTCGAGCGCGCACGCTCCGAGGTCGCCGCGACGATCGGCGCGTCGGCCGACGAGATCGTCTTCACGAGCGGCGGCACCGAGTCGAACAACGCGGCGGTCTACGGGGTCGCCGAGGCGCTCGCCTCGCGCGGGCGGCACATCGTCATCACCGCGATCGAGCACGCCTCGATCGAGCAGTGCTGCCAGGTGCTCGAGCGGCGCGGCTGGGCCGTCTCTCGCGTCCCGGTCGACCCGCAGGGCCAGATCGATCCGCGCAGCGTCGAGGTCGCGATCCGGCCGGACACCGTGCTCGTCTCGGTGATGCACGCCAACAACGAGACCGGCGTGATCCAGCCGGTCGCCGCGGCCGCGCGCGCGGCTCACGCGGCGGGGATCCCGGTCCACACCGACGCCGCGCAGTCGATGGGCAAGATCAAGGTCGACGTGGCCGAGCTCGACGCCGACCTGCTCACGATCGCCGGGCACAAGCTCTACGCCCCCCAGGGCGTCGGGGCGCTCTACCTGAAGCGAGGCACCCCGTTCGAGCCGCTCGTGCGCGGCGCCGGGCACCAGGCGAACCGGCGGTCGGGCACGGAGAACGTCGCCCTCTCCGCCGCGCTCGGTACGGCGTGCGCTCTCGCCGGGCGGGAGCTCGAGCTCAGGCGCTCGCACCTCCAGGCGATGCGCGACCGGCTCGAGACGCGCCTGCGCTCCGCCCTCCCGTCGCTCGTCGTCCACGGCGGCGGCGCGCCGCGACTGCCGAACACGCTCTACGCGGCCTTCCCCGGCTGCGACGCGCAGGAGCTCCTGAGCCGGCTCGACGGCGTCGCGACCGGCTCCGGCGCCGCGTGCCACAGCGGGAAGACGACGCCCTCGAAGGTGCTCCTCGCGATGGGCGTGCGCCCGGAGATCGCGACCGCGACCCTGCGCCTGACGACCGGCCGCGGGACGACGGAGGCCGAGATCGACGCCGTCGCGGAGCGCCTCGTCGCGGCGGTGAAAGCGCTCATCGCGGAATCGACGACGTGA